A genomic segment from [Flavobacterium] thermophilum encodes:
- the phoR gene encoding Alkaline phosphatase synthesis sensor protein phoR, whose translation MDSLRNRLLFWLITLIVTVLIALGLLLGQLLKQFYAETMNKRMEKEAKALAILLENEPLEQIRIDLHDMGDELSSRITVLDRNEQVRFDSGRIAAISDEDHERIIRTILRKQQFPRFSVIEKANDVYYYIAPYGRGSERDGYVVLSTPTSSLKKVNQQIWGVLTSSLGMALVVIIALVWKIANQYMKPIEEATKVAFELEKGNYAARVPDGEYNEAGMLVRSINRLARHLQEMSRAREIQTDRLHTLIENVGSGLLFIDHRGHISLINRAFQTQFHLDPSDCLYRPYADVLPHRDIVRFIDDIFITETTMRRHMRLTIGIERKHFDVYGAPIIGTNAEWKGIVVVFHDITELKRLEQIRKDFVANVSHELKTPVTSIKGFAETLLDGAMKDEAALEHFLTIILKESERLQTLVEELLDLSKIEQHGFQLQLEDVDIAQVIAEAAAVFRQKAAEKQIDLHIESPSGLVIRGDRNRMKQILLNLLANAITYTPEHGRVAVEAEETKKEVLIHVKDTGIGIEEKEIPRIFERFYRVDKARSRDSGGTGLGLSIVKHLVEAHRGYITVASEVGRGTEFTIHFPKPER comes from the coding sequence ATGGATAGCTTGCGCAACCGGCTGTTGTTTTGGCTCATCACGCTCATCGTCACGGTTTTGATCGCCCTCGGTTTGCTGCTTGGACAACTGCTCAAACAGTTTTACGCCGAGACGATGAACAAGCGGATGGAAAAAGAGGCGAAAGCGCTCGCCATTTTGCTTGAAAACGAGCCGCTTGAGCAAATTCGCATCGACTTGCACGACATGGGGGACGAGCTGTCATCGCGCATCACGGTGCTTGACCGAAATGAACAAGTGCGCTTTGACAGTGGGCGCATCGCGGCGATCAGCGATGAAGACCATGAGCGCATCATCCGCACCATTTTGCGCAAACAGCAGTTTCCGCGCTTTTCGGTTATTGAAAAAGCGAACGATGTATACTATTACATCGCTCCATACGGACGCGGCTCGGAGCGAGACGGCTATGTCGTGTTAAGCACGCCGACGAGCTCACTGAAAAAAGTGAACCAACAAATTTGGGGCGTGCTCACGAGCAGCCTCGGGATGGCGCTCGTTGTCATCATCGCCCTCGTCTGGAAAATCGCCAATCAATATATGAAGCCGATTGAAGAAGCGACGAAAGTGGCGTTTGAGCTGGAAAAAGGCAATTACGCCGCCCGTGTGCCCGATGGTGAATATAACGAGGCCGGGATGCTTGTGCGCTCGATCAACCGGCTGGCCCGCCATTTGCAGGAGATGAGCAGGGCGCGGGAAATTCAGACCGATCGGCTTCACACGCTCATTGAAAACGTCGGCAGCGGCCTGTTGTTTATTGACCACCGCGGACATATTTCTCTCATCAATCGGGCGTTCCAGACTCAGTTTCATCTCGATCCGTCGGATTGTTTGTACCGTCCGTACGCCGATGTGCTGCCGCACCGCGACATCGTCCGGTTTATCGATGATATTTTCATCACTGAAACGACGATGCGCCGGCATATGCGGCTGACGATTGGCATCGAGCGGAAACATTTCGATGTATACGGGGCTCCCATCATTGGCACGAACGCCGAATGGAAAGGGATTGTCGTCGTGTTTCATGACATTACGGAGCTGAAGCGCCTTGAGCAAATCCGCAAAGACTTTGTCGCCAACGTTTCGCACGAGTTGAAAACGCCGGTGACGTCCATCAAAGGATTCGCCGAAACGCTATTGGATGGCGCTATGAAGGATGAAGCGGCGCTTGAGCATTTTTTGACCATCATCTTAAAAGAAAGCGAACGGCTGCAAACGCTCGTTGAGGAACTGTTGGACTTGTCGAAAATCGAGCAGCACGGATTTCAGCTGCAACTCGAAGACGTGGATATCGCTCAAGTCATCGCCGAAGCGGCTGCTGTGTTTCGCCAAAAAGCGGCGGAAAAACAAATTGATTTGCATATCGAATCGCCATCCGGGCTTGTCATCCGCGGTGACAGAAATCGGATGAAGCAAATTTTGCTGAACTTGCTCGCCAACGCCATCACGTATACGCCGGAGCACGGACGGGTCGCTGTCGAGGCGGAAGAGACGAAGAAAGAAGTGCTGATCCATGTGAAAGACACCGGAATCGGCATTGAGGAAAAAGAAATCCCGCGCATTTTTGAGCGTTTTTACCGCGTCGACAAGGCGCGCAGCCGCGATTCCGGCGGAACGGGGTTGGGCCTTTCGATCGTCAAGCACTTGGTCGAGGCGCATCGCGGCTACATTACGGTGGCGAGCGAAGTCGGGCGCGGCACCGAGTTTACGATTCATTTCCCGAAGCCGGAGCGGTAG
- the phoP gene encoding Alkaline phosphatase synthesis transcriptional regulatory protein phoP: protein MEKKILVVDDEQPIVTLLAYNLEKAGFQAVAAYDGEEALAKVASEQPALIILDLMLPKLDGVEVCKRLRQQQIMTPILMLTARDDEFDKVLGLELGADDYMTKPFSPREVVARVKAILRRTEIAQPAAEAGERLAVGRLEIFPERYEAAISGKPLELTPKEFELLLYLARHKGRVLTRDQLLGAVWNYDFAGDTRIVDVHISHLREKIEEDTKKPAYIKTVRGLGYKLEEPKRHG, encoded by the coding sequence ATGGAAAAAAAAATTTTAGTCGTTGATGACGAACAGCCGATCGTGACATTGTTGGCGTACAACTTGGAGAAAGCCGGCTTTCAAGCTGTGGCTGCCTATGACGGCGAAGAAGCGCTCGCCAAAGTGGCGTCCGAACAGCCGGCGCTCATCATTTTGGACTTGATGCTGCCGAAGCTTGACGGTGTCGAAGTGTGCAAGCGGCTCCGTCAGCAGCAAATCATGACGCCGATTTTAATGCTGACGGCCCGCGATGACGAGTTTGACAAAGTGCTTGGCCTCGAGCTTGGCGCCGACGATTATATGACCAAGCCGTTCAGCCCGCGGGAAGTCGTTGCGCGGGTGAAGGCGATCTTGCGCCGTACGGAGATTGCACAGCCGGCGGCGGAGGCGGGCGAGCGGCTTGCCGTCGGCCGGCTCGAGATTTTTCCAGAGCGATATGAGGCGGCGATCAGCGGCAAGCCGCTCGAGCTGACGCCGAAAGAATTTGAGCTGCTCCTGTATTTGGCGCGGCATAAAGGGCGGGTGCTGACGCGCGACCAGCTGCTCGGCGCGGTATGGAACTATGATTTTGCCGGCGATACGCGCATTGTCGATGTCCATATCAGCCATTTGCGCGAGAAAATCGAAGAGGACACGAAAAAACCGGCATACATCAAAACGGTGCGCGGCCTCGGCTACAAACTGGAGGAGCCCAAGCGGCATGGATAG
- the phaJ gene encoding (R)-specific enoyl-CoA hydratase produces the protein MKKRKPGRTIGEIQVGEKLVFQASIEDKDLLLYLGLTDDANPLYIQHDYASQTPLGRPVVPPIMLTGMITSAVSKYLPGPGSYITRQDIRFLRPVYHYETLEFLLEVTGVDEEGHCVTLAVTATRGTETVLDGTLSVCPPHALPRFDGRVLENF, from the coding sequence TTGAAAAAACGGAAACCCGGGAGAACGATCGGGGAGATTCAGGTTGGAGAAAAACTTGTCTTTCAGGCGTCCATTGAGGACAAAGACTTGCTTCTTTACCTTGGACTGACCGATGATGCCAACCCGCTTTACATCCAACATGACTACGCTTCGCAGACGCCGCTCGGCCGGCCGGTTGTGCCGCCGATTATGTTGACGGGGATGATTACGTCGGCGGTCTCCAAATATTTGCCCGGTCCGGGAAGCTACATCACCCGGCAGGACATCCGCTTTCTCCGCCCGGTTTACCATTATGAGACGCTCGAATTTTTGCTCGAAGTGACCGGGGTGGATGAGGAAGGCCATTGCGTCACCTTGGCCGTGACCGCGACGCGCGGGACGGAGACGGTGCTGGATGGAACGTTGTCCGTCTGTCCGCCGCACGCCTTGCCGCGTTTTGATGGCCGGGTTTTGGAAAATTTTTGA
- the mdh gene encoding Malate dehydrogenase: MAMKRKKISVIGAGFTGATTAFLLAQKELGDVVLVDIPQLENPTKGKALDMLESSPVLGFDANIIGTSDYADTADSDIVVITAGIARKPGMSRDDLVTTNQKIMKQVTKEVVKYSPNCYIIVLTNPVDAMTYTVFKESGFPKNRVIGQSGVLDTARFRTFVAQELNISVKDVTGFVLGGHGDDMVPLVRYSYAGGIPLEKLIPKDRLDAIVERTRKGGGEIVNLLGNGSAYYAPAASLVEMVEAILKDQRRILPAIAYLEGEYGYEGIYLGVPTILGGNGIEKVIELELTEDEKAALAKSVESVKNVMRVLE, encoded by the coding sequence ATGGCGATGAAACGGAAGAAGATCTCGGTGATCGGCGCCGGATTCACGGGGGCGACGACAGCGTTCCTGCTGGCGCAAAAAGAGCTTGGCGACGTCGTGTTGGTCGATATTCCACAGCTTGAGAACCCAACGAAAGGGAAGGCGCTTGACATGCTCGAGTCGAGCCCGGTGCTCGGCTTTGACGCCAACATTATCGGTACGTCGGATTATGCCGACACGGCCGATTCCGACATCGTCGTCATTACGGCCGGCATCGCCCGCAAACCGGGGATGAGCCGCGACGACTTGGTGACGACGAACCAAAAAATTATGAAACAAGTGACGAAAGAAGTCGTCAAATACTCACCAAACTGCTACATCATCGTCCTGACGAACCCGGTCGATGCGATGACGTACACGGTCTTCAAAGAGTCCGGCTTTCCGAAAAACCGCGTCATCGGTCAGTCGGGGGTGTTGGACACGGCGCGCTTCCGCACGTTCGTCGCCCAAGAGCTGAACATTTCGGTGAAAGATGTCACCGGCTTCGTGCTGGGCGGCCATGGCGATGACATGGTGCCGCTCGTCCGCTACTCGTACGCCGGCGGCATTCCGCTCGAGAAGCTCATTCCGAAAGACCGTTTGGACGCCATCGTTGAGCGGACGCGCAAAGGCGGCGGCGAGATCGTCAACTTGCTCGGCAACGGCAGCGCCTACTACGCGCCGGCCGCCTCGCTCGTCGAAATGGTCGAAGCGATTTTGAAAGACCAGCGCCGCATTTTGCCGGCGATCGCCTACCTTGAGGGCGAGTACGGCTATGAAGGGATTTACCTGGGAGTGCCGACGATCTTGGGCGGCAACGGCATCGAGAAAGTGATCGAGCTCGAGCTGACCGAAGATGAAAAAGCGGCGCTGGCCAAATCGGTCGAATCGGTCAAAAACGTCATGCGCGTGTTGGAATAA
- the icd gene encoding Isocitrate dehydrogenase [NADP], whose amino-acid sequence MTQGEKITVTNGVLNVPNNPIIPFIEGDGTGPDIWAAASRVLEAAVEKAYKGEKKIVWKEVLAGEKAYKLTGSWLPDETLETIREYIIAIKGPLTTPVGGGIRSLNVALRQELDLFVCLRPVRYFPGVPSPVKRPEDTDMVIFRENTEDIYAGIEYAKGTPEVKKVIDFLQNEMGVRKIRFPETSGIGIKPISEQGTKRLVRAAINYAIEHGRKSVTLVHKGNIMKFTEGAFKNWGYELAEQEFGDKVFTWAQYDRIVEAEGKEAANKAMAEAEAAGKIIVKDVIADIFLQQILTRPREFDVIATMNLNGDYISDALAAQVGGIGIAPGANINYETGHAIFEATHGTAPKYAGLDKVNPSSVILSGVMMFEHLGWNEATKLIIQAMEKTIAAKIVTYDFARLMEGATEVKCSEFADALIRNMD is encoded by the coding sequence GTGACGCAAGGGGAAAAAATTACTGTCACCAATGGTGTGCTCAATGTTCCAAACAATCCGATCATTCCGTTTATTGAAGGGGATGGAACCGGCCCGGACATTTGGGCGGCCGCTTCGCGCGTGCTCGAAGCAGCGGTGGAAAAAGCGTACAAAGGTGAGAAAAAAATCGTTTGGAAGGAAGTGCTCGCCGGCGAAAAAGCGTACAAGCTGACGGGCAGCTGGCTTCCGGATGAAACGCTTGAGACGATCCGCGAATACATAATCGCCATTAAAGGGCCGTTGACGACGCCGGTCGGCGGCGGCATCCGTTCGCTCAACGTCGCGCTCCGCCAAGAGCTCGACCTGTTTGTCTGCCTGCGCCCGGTCCGCTACTTTCCTGGCGTTCCGTCGCCGGTCAAACGTCCGGAAGACACCGATATGGTCATTTTCCGCGAGAACACGGAAGACATTTACGCCGGCATTGAATACGCCAAAGGAACGCCGGAAGTGAAAAAAGTGATCGACTTCTTGCAAAACGAAATGGGCGTGCGCAAAATCCGTTTCCCGGAAACGTCCGGCATCGGCATTAAGCCGATTTCCGAACAAGGGACGAAACGGCTTGTGCGCGCGGCGATCAACTATGCGATCGAACACGGCCGCAAGTCGGTGACGCTCGTCCATAAAGGGAACATTATGAAGTTCACGGAAGGCGCGTTTAAAAACTGGGGCTATGAGCTTGCCGAACAAGAATTCGGCGATAAAGTGTTCACGTGGGCGCAATACGATCGGATCGTCGAAGCCGAGGGCAAAGAGGCGGCGAACAAAGCGATGGCGGAAGCGGAAGCAGCCGGCAAAATCATCGTCAAAGACGTTATCGCCGACATCTTCCTGCAGCAAATTTTGACGCGTCCGCGCGAATTTGACGTCATCGCGACGATGAACTTAAACGGCGACTACATTTCCGACGCGCTGGCCGCTCAAGTCGGCGGCATCGGCATCGCGCCGGGGGCCAACATCAACTACGAAACCGGCCACGCCATTTTCGAGGCGACGCACGGCACGGCGCCGAAATACGCCGGTCTTGACAAAGTCAATCCGTCGTCCGTCATTCTCTCGGGCGTCATGATGTTTGAGCATCTCGGCTGGAACGAAGCGACGAAGCTCATCATCCAGGCGATGGAAAAAACGATTGCCGCCAAAATCGTCACGTACGACTTTGCCCGCCTGATGGAAGGGGCAACCGAAGTGAAATGTTCGGAATTTGCCGATGCGCTCATCCGCAATATGGACTAA
- the citZ gene encoding Citrate synthase 2: MTVTRGLEGVVATTSSISSIIDDTLTYVGYDIDDLAENASFEEVIYLLWHRELPTKEQLEELKQQLAENADIPREIIEHFKLYPIENVHPMAALRTAVSLLGLYDEEADVMTKEANYRKAIRLQAKIPTIVTAFARVRKGLEPVAPRKDLSFAANFLYMLTGKEPDDIATEAFNKALVLHADHELNASTFTARVCVATLSDIYSGITAAIGALKGPLHGGANEAVMKMLTEIGTVDNVEPYIRTKLANKEKIMGFGHRVYRKGDPRAKHLKKMSEKLTKLVGEPHWYEMSTKIEEIVTSEKALPPNVDFYSASVYHCLGIDHDLFTPIFAVSRTSGWLAHILEQYDNNRLIRPRAEYTGPGKRAYVPIDERG, translated from the coding sequence ATGACGGTAACCCGCGGTTTGGAAGGAGTTGTAGCGACAACCTCTAGCATCAGCTCAATCATCGACGATACATTGACGTATGTCGGCTATGACATCGACGATTTGGCCGAAAACGCTTCCTTTGAAGAAGTCATTTATTTGCTTTGGCACCGCGAGCTGCCCACGAAAGAACAGCTCGAGGAGCTGAAACAGCAATTGGCGGAAAATGCCGACATCCCGCGCGAGATCATCGAACACTTCAAGCTCTATCCGATTGAGAACGTGCATCCGATGGCCGCGCTGCGCACTGCCGTCTCGCTTCTTGGCCTGTACGACGAAGAAGCGGACGTGATGACGAAAGAAGCGAACTACCGGAAAGCGATCCGCCTGCAGGCGAAAATTCCGACGATTGTCACTGCCTTCGCCCGCGTGCGCAAAGGGTTGGAACCGGTTGCGCCGCGCAAAGATTTGAGCTTTGCCGCCAATTTCTTGTACATGCTGACCGGCAAAGAACCAGACGACATCGCCACGGAAGCGTTCAACAAGGCGCTCGTGCTGCACGCCGACCATGAGTTGAACGCGTCGACGTTTACGGCGCGCGTCTGCGTAGCCACGCTGTCCGATATTTATTCCGGCATCACGGCGGCGATCGGCGCGTTGAAAGGACCGCTTCACGGCGGGGCGAACGAAGCGGTGATGAAAATGTTGACGGAAATCGGCACGGTCGACAACGTCGAGCCGTACATCCGCACGAAGCTCGCCAACAAAGAAAAAATTATGGGCTTCGGTCATCGCGTCTATCGGAAAGGCGACCCGCGCGCCAAGCACTTGAAGAAAATGTCGGAAAAACTGACGAAGCTCGTCGGCGAACCGCACTGGTACGAAATGTCGACGAAAATCGAGGAAATTGTCACGTCGGAAAAAGCGCTGCCGCCGAACGTTGACTTTTATTCCGCTTCGGTTTACCATTGTTTAGGAATCGATCATGATTTGTTTACGCCGATTTTTGCCGTGAGCCGGACATCGGGATGGTTGGCTCACATCTTGGAACAATATGACAACAACCGTCTCATCCGTCCGCGCGCTGAGTACACCGGCCCAGGCAAGCGGGCGTACGTGCCGATCGACGAGCGCGGCTAA
- a CDS encoding Protein of uncharacterised function (DUF441) gives MNEPVLFLLGLLLVGLLAKNKSFIAAIVVLLAIKLAGLDQRLLPLIHAKGLNWGITLITIAVLAPIASGEIGLKQLAGSLQSLAAWVALLSGILVALIAKGGVTLLANDPHITAALVFGTVIAVSLFHGVAVGPLIGAGIAYMVIKMVEYF, from the coding sequence ATGAACGAACCCGTCTTGTTTTTGCTCGGGTTGCTTTTGGTCGGCCTATTGGCGAAAAACAAATCATTTATTGCCGCGATTGTCGTGCTGCTTGCCATTAAACTCGCCGGCCTCGATCAGCGGCTGCTCCCGTTGATCCATGCCAAAGGCCTCAACTGGGGCATTACGCTCATTACGATCGCCGTGCTGGCGCCCATTGCCTCCGGGGAGATCGGCCTTAAGCAGCTTGCCGGCTCGCTGCAATCGTTGGCGGCCTGGGTGGCGCTTTTATCTGGCATTCTTGTTGCGTTGATCGCGAAAGGGGGCGTGACGCTTTTGGCGAATGACCCACATATCACCGCGGCGCTTGTGTTTGGCACGGTCATTGCGGTGTCGCTGTTTCACGGGGTGGCGGTCGGTCCGTTGATCGGCGCGGGGATTGCCTATATGGTCATAAAAATGGTAGAATATTTTTGA